The following coding sequences are from one Humulus lupulus chromosome X, drHumLupu1.1, whole genome shotgun sequence window:
- the LOC133805409 gene encoding WD repeat-containing protein PCN-like isoform X1: MVEAYYYRNSSIDWKPSPVVALATSVDDSQVAAAREDGSLEIWLVSPGSVGWHCQLKVHGDPDLRVSSLVWCRGGSKDLPCGRLLSSSIDGSVSEWDISLLKQKTLLESTGVSIWQMSVAPCNQNAEPGSQHIGNGYLSNNLNNESHHEGSDSEDDSDSAELHVQSVIKNPRVALACDDGCVRIYSVIEDELVYTKTLPRVSGRILCVTWSPDAKRIFAGSSDGFIRCWNPILGHEIYRITVGLGGLGSGPELCVWSLLSLRSGTLVSADSTGSVQFWDSKHGTLLQAHSCHKGDVNALAAAPGHNRVFSAGSDGQVILYKLSSKTTESADGDSSNVMKKWIYVGYVRAHSHDVRALTVAVPISREDPLPDQDVKKLRRKEKPVDFSYHKWAHLGVPMLISAGDDTKLYAYSAKEFTMFAPHDICPAPQTVPIQLVVNTVFNQSSLLLVQAACWLDICCVRTKYGALPDMAYGPSGGLVTTDLLARIKSKGSRRIICSTISNSGMLFAYSDHVKPSLFELKRKVGKSGWTVDKKHLPRKLPSAHSMVFSFDSSQLMIAGHDRKIYVVGVANSEIINVFTPCNELHDEELPPSEPPITKMFTSSDGQWLAAINCFGDVYIFNLEITRQHWFIARLDGASITAGGFPPRNNNVLIVTTSSNQVYALDVEEKKLGDWSRRNSHVLPRRFQEFPGEVIGLCFPPSNSPTVIVYSARALCRIDFGLPVDQEDESGIANGQDGPVKSLGPPNGSLKRKLRDYQTKLLGRKNFDFVSFRDPVLFIGPLSNNSMLIIDKPWMEVVKNLDAPPIHRHIFGT, translated from the exons ATGGTTGAAGCTTATTATTACAGGAACAGCTCAATTGATTGGAAGCCATCACCAGTAGTAGCCCTAGCCACCAGCGTCGACGACTCACAGGTTGCCGCAGCTCGCGAGGACGGATCTCTTGAGATTTGGCTCGTCTCACCCGGCTCCGTCGGCTGGCACTGTCAGCTG AAGGTTCATGGGGATCCTGATTTAAGAGTCTCGTCGCTTGTGTGGTGTCGGGGTGGCTCAAAGGACTTGCCCTGTGGTCGGCTGTTATCGTCTAGCATTGATGGCTCAGTTTCCGAGTGGGATATTTCCCTCCTCAAGCAGAAG ACTCTCTTAGAGTCAACTGGTGTGTCAATATGGCAGATGTCTGTGGCACCCTGTAATCAAAATGCAGAGCCGGGGTCGCAGCATATAGGAAATGGATATCTAAGTAATAATTTAAATAACGAAAGTCATCACGAAGGTAGTGATAGTGAAGATGATTCAGATTCTGCTGAGCTTCATGTGCAATCAGTTATTAAGAATCCACGGGTAGCTTTAGCTTGTGATGATGGCTGTGTGCGAATATACAGTGTTATTGAAGATGAGCTTGTTTACACTAAAACGTTGCCCAGGGTCAGTG GACGAATTTTATGCGTGACATGGAGTCCTGATGCCAAAAGGATATTTGCGGGAAGCAGTGATGG GTTTATAAGATGCTGGAATCCAATATTGGGTCATGAAATTTATAGGATTACAGTTGGACTAGGAGGTTTGGGCAGCGGACCCGAGCTTTGTGTGTGGTCGTTACTTTCTTTGAG GTCCGGGACACTTGTAAGTGCAGATAGTACTGGTAGTGTGCAATTTTGGGATAGTAAGCATGGAACTCTGTTGCAGGCGCATTCATGTCACAAAGGTGATGTGAATGCACTGGCTGCTGCTCCAGGACATAACAGGGTGTTTTCTGCAGGTTCGGATGGTCAG GTTATTCTTTATAAGCTCTCAAGCAAGACAACAGAATCCGCTGATGGTGATTCTTCTAATGTAATGAAGAAATGGATCTATGTTGGTTATGTAAGAGCTCATTCTCATGACGTTAGGGCTTTGACAGTGGCTGTGCCTATCAGTCGAGAAG ATCCGTTGCCAGATCAAGATGTGAAAAAACTTCGACGTAAGGAAAAGCCTGTTGACTTTAGTTATCATAAGTGGGCACATTTGGGTGTTCCCATGCTTATATCCGCCGGTGATGACACTAAGCTCTATGCCTACTCGGCTAAGGAATTCACAATGTTTGCTCCACATGATATTTGTCCTGCACCTCAGACAGTACCTATTCAGCTGGTAGTAAATACAGTATTCAATCAATCGTCATTACTTCTTGTCCAGGCTGCTTGTTGGTTGGATATATGCTGTGTTCGAACAAAATATGGTGCGCTTCCTGATATGGCTTATGGTCCTTCTGGAGGCCTAGTGACTACAGATCTGCTTGCTCGAATTAAGAGTAAGGGATCTCGGAGAATAATTTGTAGCACCATTTCTAATTCAGGGATGCTTTTTGCTTATTCTGACCATGTGAAACCTAGCCTTTTCGAACTGAAGCGTAAGGTTGGTAAAAGTGGTTGGACTGTGGATAAAAAACATCTTCCTCGAAAGCTACCCTCTGCCCATTCCATGGTTTTCAGTTTTGATTCTTCTCAGTTGATGATAGCTGGGCATGATAGAAAAATTTAT GTTGTCGGTGTAGCCAACTCAGAAATAATAAATGTATTCACACCTTGCAATGAGCTACATGATGAAGAATTACCACCTAGTGAGCCTCCCATTACTAAAATGTTTACCAGTTCTGATGGGCAGTGGTTAGCTGCCATCAACTGCTTTGGAGATGTATATATTTTCAATCTGGAGATAACGAG ACAGCACTGGTTCATAGCAAGACTAGATGGTGCCTCTATTACAGCTGGGGGTTTTCCTCCACGTAATAATAACGTGCTTATAGTCACAACTTCTTCAAATCAAGTCTATGCATTAGATGTGGAGGAGAAGAAATTGGGGGATTGGTCCAGGCGAAATTCACATGTTCTCCCTCGAAGATTCCAGGAATTTCCCGGGGAAGTCATTGGTCTCTGTTTCCCACCCTCGAATTCACCGACTGTGATTGTTTATAGTGCCAg GGCACTTTGCCGGATTGACTTTGGGTTGCCCGTGGATCAAGAGGATGAAAGTGGGATAGCAAATGGACAGGATGGACCAGTAAAGAGTTTAGGTCCTCCCAATGGGAGTTTGAAACGTAAATTAAGAGACTACCAAACGAAACTCCTTGGTAGAAAGAATTTTGACTTTGTTAGTTTCAGAGACCCTGTTTTATTTATTGGACCCCTTTCAAATAATTCTATGTTGATCATAGACAAACCTTGGATGGAAGTGGTTAAAAACCTTGATGCTCCACCTATACACAGACACATTTTTGGGACATAA
- the LOC133805409 gene encoding WD repeat-containing protein PCN-like isoform X2, with amino-acid sequence MVEAYYYRNSSIDWKPSPVVALATSVDDSQVAAAREDGSLEIWLVSPGSVGWHCQLVHGDPDLRVSSLVWCRGGSKDLPCGRLLSSSIDGSVSEWDISLLKQKTLLESTGVSIWQMSVAPCNQNAEPGSQHIGNGYLSNNLNNESHHEGSDSEDDSDSAELHVQSVIKNPRVALACDDGCVRIYSVIEDELVYTKTLPRVSGRILCVTWSPDAKRIFAGSSDGFIRCWNPILGHEIYRITVGLGGLGSGPELCVWSLLSLRSGTLVSADSTGSVQFWDSKHGTLLQAHSCHKGDVNALAAAPGHNRVFSAGSDGQVILYKLSSKTTESADGDSSNVMKKWIYVGYVRAHSHDVRALTVAVPISREDPLPDQDVKKLRRKEKPVDFSYHKWAHLGVPMLISAGDDTKLYAYSAKEFTMFAPHDICPAPQTVPIQLVVNTVFNQSSLLLVQAACWLDICCVRTKYGALPDMAYGPSGGLVTTDLLARIKSKGSRRIICSTISNSGMLFAYSDHVKPSLFELKRKVGKSGWTVDKKHLPRKLPSAHSMVFSFDSSQLMIAGHDRKIYVVGVANSEIINVFTPCNELHDEELPPSEPPITKMFTSSDGQWLAAINCFGDVYIFNLEITRQHWFIARLDGASITAGGFPPRNNNVLIVTTSSNQVYALDVEEKKLGDWSRRNSHVLPRRFQEFPGEVIGLCFPPSNSPTVIVYSARALCRIDFGLPVDQEDESGIANGQDGPVKSLGPPNGSLKRKLRDYQTKLLGRKNFDFVSFRDPVLFIGPLSNNSMLIIDKPWMEVVKNLDAPPIHRHIFGT; translated from the exons ATGGTTGAAGCTTATTATTACAGGAACAGCTCAATTGATTGGAAGCCATCACCAGTAGTAGCCCTAGCCACCAGCGTCGACGACTCACAGGTTGCCGCAGCTCGCGAGGACGGATCTCTTGAGATTTGGCTCGTCTCACCCGGCTCCGTCGGCTGGCACTGTCAGCTG GTTCATGGGGATCCTGATTTAAGAGTCTCGTCGCTTGTGTGGTGTCGGGGTGGCTCAAAGGACTTGCCCTGTGGTCGGCTGTTATCGTCTAGCATTGATGGCTCAGTTTCCGAGTGGGATATTTCCCTCCTCAAGCAGAAG ACTCTCTTAGAGTCAACTGGTGTGTCAATATGGCAGATGTCTGTGGCACCCTGTAATCAAAATGCAGAGCCGGGGTCGCAGCATATAGGAAATGGATATCTAAGTAATAATTTAAATAACGAAAGTCATCACGAAGGTAGTGATAGTGAAGATGATTCAGATTCTGCTGAGCTTCATGTGCAATCAGTTATTAAGAATCCACGGGTAGCTTTAGCTTGTGATGATGGCTGTGTGCGAATATACAGTGTTATTGAAGATGAGCTTGTTTACACTAAAACGTTGCCCAGGGTCAGTG GACGAATTTTATGCGTGACATGGAGTCCTGATGCCAAAAGGATATTTGCGGGAAGCAGTGATGG GTTTATAAGATGCTGGAATCCAATATTGGGTCATGAAATTTATAGGATTACAGTTGGACTAGGAGGTTTGGGCAGCGGACCCGAGCTTTGTGTGTGGTCGTTACTTTCTTTGAG GTCCGGGACACTTGTAAGTGCAGATAGTACTGGTAGTGTGCAATTTTGGGATAGTAAGCATGGAACTCTGTTGCAGGCGCATTCATGTCACAAAGGTGATGTGAATGCACTGGCTGCTGCTCCAGGACATAACAGGGTGTTTTCTGCAGGTTCGGATGGTCAG GTTATTCTTTATAAGCTCTCAAGCAAGACAACAGAATCCGCTGATGGTGATTCTTCTAATGTAATGAAGAAATGGATCTATGTTGGTTATGTAAGAGCTCATTCTCATGACGTTAGGGCTTTGACAGTGGCTGTGCCTATCAGTCGAGAAG ATCCGTTGCCAGATCAAGATGTGAAAAAACTTCGACGTAAGGAAAAGCCTGTTGACTTTAGTTATCATAAGTGGGCACATTTGGGTGTTCCCATGCTTATATCCGCCGGTGATGACACTAAGCTCTATGCCTACTCGGCTAAGGAATTCACAATGTTTGCTCCACATGATATTTGTCCTGCACCTCAGACAGTACCTATTCAGCTGGTAGTAAATACAGTATTCAATCAATCGTCATTACTTCTTGTCCAGGCTGCTTGTTGGTTGGATATATGCTGTGTTCGAACAAAATATGGTGCGCTTCCTGATATGGCTTATGGTCCTTCTGGAGGCCTAGTGACTACAGATCTGCTTGCTCGAATTAAGAGTAAGGGATCTCGGAGAATAATTTGTAGCACCATTTCTAATTCAGGGATGCTTTTTGCTTATTCTGACCATGTGAAACCTAGCCTTTTCGAACTGAAGCGTAAGGTTGGTAAAAGTGGTTGGACTGTGGATAAAAAACATCTTCCTCGAAAGCTACCCTCTGCCCATTCCATGGTTTTCAGTTTTGATTCTTCTCAGTTGATGATAGCTGGGCATGATAGAAAAATTTAT GTTGTCGGTGTAGCCAACTCAGAAATAATAAATGTATTCACACCTTGCAATGAGCTACATGATGAAGAATTACCACCTAGTGAGCCTCCCATTACTAAAATGTTTACCAGTTCTGATGGGCAGTGGTTAGCTGCCATCAACTGCTTTGGAGATGTATATATTTTCAATCTGGAGATAACGAG ACAGCACTGGTTCATAGCAAGACTAGATGGTGCCTCTATTACAGCTGGGGGTTTTCCTCCACGTAATAATAACGTGCTTATAGTCACAACTTCTTCAAATCAAGTCTATGCATTAGATGTGGAGGAGAAGAAATTGGGGGATTGGTCCAGGCGAAATTCACATGTTCTCCCTCGAAGATTCCAGGAATTTCCCGGGGAAGTCATTGGTCTCTGTTTCCCACCCTCGAATTCACCGACTGTGATTGTTTATAGTGCCAg GGCACTTTGCCGGATTGACTTTGGGTTGCCCGTGGATCAAGAGGATGAAAGTGGGATAGCAAATGGACAGGATGGACCAGTAAAGAGTTTAGGTCCTCCCAATGGGAGTTTGAAACGTAAATTAAGAGACTACCAAACGAAACTCCTTGGTAGAAAGAATTTTGACTTTGTTAGTTTCAGAGACCCTGTTTTATTTATTGGACCCCTTTCAAATAATTCTATGTTGATCATAGACAAACCTTGGATGGAAGTGGTTAAAAACCTTGATGCTCCACCTATACACAGACACATTTTTGGGACATAA